A DNA window from Acetobacter aceti NBRC 14818 contains the following coding sequences:
- a CDS encoding class II aldolase/adducin family protein, producing the protein MNAISPVAAPKARTFRLEPRPPAASYEEERLHRKQRLAATFRLFGRYGFDQGLAGHVTARDPEFPDQYWINPLGVHFSQIRTSNLQLVDHDGNILIGNRPINTAGFTIHSALHRARPDVIAAAHTHSTYGKAFSALGVPLLPLTQDSCAFYEDHAVFDPFSGVVLEDSEGDRLAETLGNRSALILQNHGLLTVGHSVETAAWRFISMDNAAHAQLLAQAAGPLKPISHDIASKTAAQVGTEQGGYFSFQPLWDWIVAQEPDLLD; encoded by the coding sequence ATGAACGCCATTTCTCCCGTTGCAGCTCCCAAGGCCCGCACTTTCAGGCTTGAGCCCCGTCCACCGGCGGCATCGTATGAAGAAGAGCGGCTGCATCGCAAACAGCGATTGGCAGCCACGTTCCGTCTGTTCGGACGTTATGGTTTCGATCAGGGTCTGGCAGGCCATGTGACGGCGCGTGATCCGGAATTCCCCGATCAGTACTGGATCAATCCTTTGGGTGTGCATTTTTCGCAGATCCGTACATCCAACCTGCAACTCGTTGATCATGACGGGAATATCCTGATTGGAAATCGTCCTATCAATACGGCGGGTTTCACCATTCATTCCGCACTGCACAGGGCGCGCCCGGATGTGATTGCCGCAGCCCATACCCATTCCACTTACGGCAAGGCTTTCTCCGCTCTCGGTGTTCCTTTACTGCCGCTCACTCAGGATTCCTGCGCTTTTTACGAAGATCATGCTGTTTTCGATCCTTTTTCGGGTGTGGTGCTGGAAGACAGCGAGGGGGATCGTCTGGCCGAGACACTGGGCAACCGGAGTGCCCTCATTCTCCAGAATCATGGTCTGCTGACGGTCGGTCATTCCGTGGAAACAGCTGCGTGGCGTTTCATTTCAATGGATAATGCCGCTCATGCCCAGCTTCTCGCGCAGGCTGCGGGACCGCTGAAGCCGATCTCTCATGATATAGCCAGCAAGACTGCCGCACAGGTCGGCACGGAACAGGGTGGCTATTTCTCGTTCCAGCCTCTGTGGGACTGGATTGTCGCGCAGGAACCCGACCTTCTCGACTAA
- a CDS encoding 6-pyruvoyl trahydropterin synthase family protein — MVDLIFTRRFSMGHRLIHGASESCALPHGHNEFVTVRLEPTSLRPLDGVANMPVSFQRAKSGWHRFVDEKLDHALQLAEDDPLLGWFRANEPARAERIIVTPGDPTTEMMACLLKAKLDAMLVADGAVLRCTTITLQETPTNTVEFSGDPLPMLPEPRPAEQCWWRRADMSIAD, encoded by the coding sequence ATGGTTGATCTGATCTTCACCCGGCGTTTTTCGATGGGGCACCGATTGATTCACGGAGCGAGCGAAAGCTGCGCCCTGCCGCACGGTCACAATGAATTCGTCACCGTGCGTCTTGAGCCGACCAGTCTGAGGCCGCTTGATGGTGTCGCCAATATGCCGGTCTCGTTCCAGCGGGCCAAAAGTGGCTGGCACAGGTTTGTCGATGAGAAGCTGGACCACGCCCTGCAACTGGCGGAGGACGATCCTCTGCTGGGATGGTTCCGCGCCAACGAACCGGCGAGAGCCGAGCGGATCATTGTAACGCCGGGCGATCCGACCACCGAGATGATGGCCTGCCTGCTGAAAGCCAAGCTGGACGCGATGCTGGTTGCCGATGGAGCCGTCCTGCGCTGCACGACCATCACGTTGCAGGAAACGCCGACCAACACGGTGGAATTTTCCGGTGACCCTCTGCCAATGCTTCCTGAGCCAAGGCCTGCGGAACAGTGCTGGTGGCGGCGCGCCGACATGAGCATCGCGGATTGA
- a CDS encoding glycosyltransferase produces MPVSPLSSEPLSGHVWFDVEDLFEYGRTNTRPSGIQRVAFEIQRAMRSLPDRRKRVGFLRHSLDGRRFVIVPDEEVKALYERLTASSGHSAGQIRHSSSRENPAPSLLRRIALRLPVAVRVPLGQFAAHQSAAVRDLPALIRGGISIFRQVRRQSDIRARQPFQPAAHDIILALGAPWAHPDYGALINHYRHHYGVKFGLLVHDIIPLLYPEWCPAGLPRVFRRWLTSTLPACDQVFSVSQTTRNDIEQQFPTVIARPIRMGTIKPGKPKTDDAPPVMSRPYVLSVGTLEVRKNHVLLFRLWRRLLSEHRPEDIPHLVLVGSPGWLAEDLMGQLRNSNFLDGHITLILRPSDAQLDTLYRNALFTIVSSFYEGWGLPVSESLIRGKVCLASDRGALVEAGQGLTGHFDPDNLNDALEKIRPLLFEANTLAEMTKRVEAGFRETPWTFAAQDMLQTFSASQQKTPLS; encoded by the coding sequence ATGCCAGTCTCGCCACTTTCTTCAGAGCCCTTGTCCGGACATGTCTGGTTCGATGTCGAGGATCTGTTCGAATATGGCCGCACCAATACACGCCCCAGCGGCATCCAGCGGGTTGCTTTCGAAATCCAGCGCGCCATGCGCAGCCTGCCCGACAGGCGGAAACGGGTCGGTTTTCTGAGACACAGTCTGGATGGGCGTCGGTTTGTCATTGTGCCGGACGAAGAGGTGAAGGCGCTTTACGAACGCCTTACCGCATCGTCCGGACACAGTGCCGGACAGATCCGTCACAGCAGCTCCAGAGAAAATCCGGCTCCTTCCCTCCTCAGGCGGATTGCCTTGCGGCTTCCCGTCGCCGTGCGTGTGCCGTTGGGACAGTTTGCCGCCCACCAGAGCGCAGCCGTGCGAGACCTCCCTGCGCTGATCCGGGGAGGGATTTCCATCTTTAGACAGGTCAGACGGCAGAGCGACATCCGGGCGCGACAACCCTTCCAACCGGCTGCGCACGATATCATTCTGGCGCTGGGCGCACCGTGGGCGCATCCCGATTATGGGGCACTCATCAATCATTATCGCCACCATTACGGCGTAAAGTTCGGTCTGCTGGTGCATGACATCATTCCGCTGCTTTATCCCGAGTGGTGTCCCGCTGGTCTGCCGCGTGTTTTCCGACGCTGGCTGACCTCCACCCTGCCGGCGTGCGATCAGGTGTTTTCAGTCTCGCAAACCACCCGGAATGATATTGAACAACAGTTTCCCACTGTGATCGCTCGTCCGATCCGGATGGGCACCATCAAACCCGGCAAACCGAAAACAGATGACGCGCCGCCTGTCATGAGCCGTCCTTATGTTCTGTCGGTAGGGACGCTCGAGGTCCGCAAGAATCATGTGCTTCTCTTCCGCCTCTGGCGACGGCTGCTGAGTGAGCACAGGCCGGAGGACATTCCTCATCTGGTGCTTGTCGGCTCGCCGGGATGGCTGGCGGAAGACCTGATGGGGCAACTCAGAAATAGCAATTTTCTGGACGGGCACATCACGCTCATTCTGCGCCCTTCCGATGCGCAACTCGATACGCTCTACCGGAACGCATTGTTTACGATCGTGTCGTCCTTTTACGAAGGCTGGGGCCTGCCGGTGTCGGAAAGTCTGATACGCGGCAAGGTCTGTCTGGCCTCCGATCGCGGGGCGCTGGTGGAAGCAGGGCAGGGGCTGACCGGGCATTTTGATCCGGACAATCTCAATGATGCTCTGGAAAAGATCAGACCACTTCTGTTCGAGGCCAATACGCTTGCGGAGATGACAAAGCGGGTTGAGGCAGGTTTCAGGGAAACCCCGTGGACCTTCGCAGCGCAGGACATGCTTCAGACCTTCAGTGCGTCACAACAAAAGACGCCTCTGTCATAA
- a CDS encoding YnfA family protein — protein sequence MSLIIYTIAAFVEIAGCFSFWAWLREGRSPFWLLPGCASLVAFAWLLTLINTNAAGRSYAAYGGIYIAVALFWLWSVEGVQPDRADYIGVALCLVGTAVILLSPHNT from the coding sequence ATGTCCCTGATTATCTATACAATCGCAGCATTCGTTGAAATTGCAGGATGTTTTTCATTCTGGGCGTGGCTTCGCGAGGGACGTTCACCGTTCTGGCTGCTTCCCGGATGTGCCTCTCTCGTCGCTTTCGCGTGGCTGCTGACGCTGATCAACACCAATGCCGCCGGTCGTTCCTATGCTGCTTATGGAGGCATCTATATTGCGGTCGCGCTCTTTTGGCTCTGGAGCGTGGAGGGAGTTCAGCCTGACAGGGCGGACTATATCGGCGTGGCTTTATGCCTTGTTGGGACTGCCGTTATCCTGCTGTCGCCGCATAATACCTGA
- a CDS encoding rhodanese-like domain-containing protein: MNALFPSDAPIAETASETVRERLRAGKEIALLDVREEAFFAAGHPLFAVNLPLGRIEELVTALIPRHTVQVVVYDNGEGLVRPAVELLRQLGYADVSALTGGLDGWRASGGELFIDVNVPSKAFGELVEHVRHTPSLPAEEVHARIARGDDLVILDARRFVEYNTMSIPGGRSVPGAELALRVRDIAPSPDTTVIVNCAGRTRSIIGTQSLVNAEIPNPVFALRNGTIGWTLAGFELDHEASRKAPDFTEANHTKARHRAQELAEKTGVEFISPVQLGALESRADRSLYRLDVRSPAEYEAGHLAGFRSAPGGQLVQATDEWIGVRHGTIVLTDTDGVRARMTGHWLRQLGWKHVYVLDDWTGLKQETGLQPVLLSRPLAAIPSITPANLLAQSAGSNPPLILDLATSRIFRTGHVPGAFFIIPTDMFAHPDVPATRQIVLTSPDGVAAQIAAQRLAENGIEVKVLDGGTTAWKAAGYALELGLSKENALSEPVDIYKRPYEGTDNAREAMQAYLDWEFGLVAQLERDGTHGFSVLET; the protein is encoded by the coding sequence ATGAACGCGCTCTTCCCTTCTGACGCACCGATTGCGGAAACTGCTTCGGAAACCGTCCGTGAACGGCTGCGTGCCGGTAAGGAAATTGCTCTTCTTGATGTGCGTGAAGAAGCTTTTTTTGCAGCAGGGCACCCGCTTTTTGCGGTCAATCTCCCGTTGGGACGTATTGAAGAGCTGGTTACAGCCCTTATTCCCCGCCATACCGTGCAGGTCGTGGTGTATGACAATGGAGAGGGGCTTGTCCGCCCTGCCGTCGAGTTGCTCAGGCAATTGGGTTATGCGGATGTTTCGGCTCTGACGGGTGGCCTGGACGGTTGGCGTGCATCCGGAGGCGAACTGTTCATCGACGTGAATGTGCCGTCCAAGGCGTTCGGCGAACTGGTCGAGCATGTCCGCCATACGCCTTCCCTGCCAGCGGAAGAGGTACATGCCCGCATCGCGCGAGGCGATGATCTTGTCATTCTCGATGCACGGCGTTTCGTGGAATACAACACGATGTCCATTCCCGGCGGTCGCTCCGTGCCCGGGGCAGAACTCGCCCTACGGGTGCGCGATATAGCGCCGTCACCGGATACCACGGTGATCGTGAACTGCGCTGGCCGCACGCGTTCGATCATTGGCACGCAGTCTCTGGTCAATGCAGAAATTCCCAACCCTGTGTTTGCCCTGCGTAATGGCACGATCGGCTGGACGCTGGCCGGGTTCGAATTGGATCATGAGGCCAGTCGCAAGGCACCGGATTTCACGGAGGCGAATCACACGAAAGCCCGACACAGAGCGCAGGAACTCGCTGAAAAAACCGGCGTCGAGTTCATTTCACCGGTTCAACTTGGGGCATTGGAAAGCCGGGCAGACCGTTCGCTGTACCGGCTCGACGTGCGCTCCCCGGCGGAATATGAAGCAGGGCATCTGGCGGGGTTTCGTTCGGCTCCCGGAGGTCAGTTGGTGCAGGCAACGGATGAATGGATCGGTGTGCGTCATGGCACGATCGTCCTGACTGACACTGACGGTGTGCGCGCCCGCATGACCGGCCACTGGCTGCGTCAGCTTGGATGGAAGCATGTGTATGTTCTGGATGACTGGACAGGGCTGAAGCAGGAAACTGGCCTGCAGCCCGTTCTTCTGTCGCGCCCTCTTGCTGCCATTCCTTCAATTACGCCCGCTAATCTTCTCGCGCAGAGTGCTGGGTCCAATCCGCCTTTGATCCTTGATCTGGCCACCAGCCGAATATTCAGAACAGGGCATGTTCCCGGTGCTTTCTTTATCATCCCGACGGATATGTTTGCGCATCCTGATGTGCCAGCTACGCGGCAGATCGTTCTGACGTCTCCTGATGGTGTTGCTGCACAGATTGCGGCTCAGCGTCTTGCAGAAAACGGTATCGAAGTAAAAGTGCTGGATGGAGGGACTACGGCATGGAAAGCAGCTGGTTACGCTCTTGAATTGGGCCTGTCCAAAGAAAATGCTCTTTCTGAACCAGTCGATATCTACAAACGGCCTTATGAGGGTACTGACAATGCCCGTGAAGCCATGCAGGCCTATCTCGATTGGGAGTTTGGTCTCGTCGCCCAGCTTGAGCGCGATGGTACGCATGGCTTTTCAGTGCTGGAAACGTAA
- a CDS encoding SelT/SelW/SelH family protein → MTETAHRVSIRYCTQCNWLLRSAWMAQELLSTFGTDLSEVTLCPDTGGKFEIRVNDILVWERVRDGGFPGPKELKKKVRDVIAPERDLGHVDR, encoded by the coding sequence ATGACCGAAACGGCTCATCGAGTCTCGATCCGCTATTGCACGCAATGCAACTGGCTTCTGCGTTCGGCATGGATGGCGCAGGAACTGCTCTCCACCTTCGGCACAGACCTGTCGGAAGTGACGCTATGCCCTGATACGGGTGGGAAATTCGAGATCAGGGTGAACGATATTCTGGTTTGGGAGCGCGTGCGGGATGGCGGTTTTCCCGGCCCGAAGGAACTGAAGAAGAAAGTGCGGGACGTGATCGCTCCGGAACGCGATCTCGGGCATGTGGATCGGTAG
- a CDS encoding deaminated glutathione amidase, whose product MKVALGQFAVAPEWSTNLAQCVSLIDKAATEGAKLLILPESIIAADMNDPRITVRTAQPLDGPFVTGLIDALTGKDLTVICCIATPGVSGLTHNCQIVLNASGLVTCYRKLHLYDAFNMKESNDYIPGTELPPIVQVGDIKVGLMTCYDVRFPEVARSLAVRGADLLTVPAAWVRGPGKEWHWEVMVTARALENTCYVAAVGECGPRNIGCSMMVDPLGVAVARAGIAPDLIFAEVDLERIRATREVLPVLANRRFKDPELG is encoded by the coding sequence ATGAAAGTCGCTCTCGGACAGTTCGCCGTCGCTCCGGAATGGAGCACCAATCTCGCCCAATGCGTGTCGCTGATCGACAAGGCTGCGACGGAAGGAGCAAAGCTTCTCATTCTTCCTGAGAGCATCATCGCGGCGGACATGAACGATCCCCGCATCACCGTGCGCACGGCGCAGCCGCTTGACGGCCCCTTCGTCACCGGCCTGATTGATGCACTGACGGGCAAGGATCTCACCGTTATCTGCTGCATCGCAACGCCGGGCGTATCCGGGCTGACCCATAACTGCCAGATCGTGCTCAATGCGTCCGGTCTGGTCACCTGCTATCGCAAGCTGCATCTCTACGACGCCTTCAACATGAAGGAATCGAACGATTATATTCCCGGCACGGAACTGCCTCCCATCGTTCAGGTGGGCGATATCAAGGTCGGATTGATGACCTGTTACGACGTCCGTTTCCCGGAAGTGGCCCGCTCACTCGCCGTGCGCGGTGCCGATCTGCTGACGGTGCCAGCCGCTTGGGTGCGCGGTCCCGGCAAGGAATGGCACTGGGAGGTAATGGTCACGGCGCGGGCGCTGGAAAACACATGTTACGTGGCCGCCGTGGGAGAGTGCGGGCCGCGCAACATCGGGTGCAGCATGATGGTCGATCCGCTGGGTGTGGCGGTCGCCCGTGCGGGTATCGCGCCGGATCTGATTTTCGCGGAGGTGGATCTTGAGCGCATCCGCGCGACTCGTGAGGTGCTGCCAGTGCTTGCAAATCGTCGTTTCAAGGATCCGGAGCTTGGATAG
- the queC gene encoding 7-cyano-7-deazaguanine synthase QueC produces MSFQPSSTDGALVVFSGGQDSATCLAWALDRFSRVETLGFDYGQRHAVELTCRDTLRDGMAALQGDWKERLGPDHTLELDALGKVSDTALTRDTEIQMTESGLPSTFVPGRNLIFLSFAAALAYRRGLRHIVTGVCETDYSGYPDCRDDTIKALQVALNLGMDSRFVLHTPLMWIDKAQTWQLAESLGGEPLVTLINHESHSCYLGTRGTLHAWGHGCGVCPACELRKAGWTAYEALREARTCGNDGHG; encoded by the coding sequence ATGTCTTTCCAGCCTTCCTCAACAGACGGCGCGCTTGTGGTGTTTTCGGGCGGGCAGGATTCGGCGACCTGTCTCGCCTGGGCGCTCGACCGGTTTTCCCGCGTGGAAACACTGGGATTCGATTACGGCCAGCGGCACGCCGTCGAGCTGACCTGCCGCGATACGCTGCGTGATGGCATGGCGGCGCTTCAGGGTGACTGGAAAGAGCGGCTTGGTCCGGATCATACGCTGGAACTCGACGCACTGGGGAAGGTGTCGGACACGGCGCTGACCCGTGATACTGAAATCCAGATGACGGAAAGCGGCCTGCCCAGCACGTTTGTTCCCGGACGCAATCTGATTTTCCTGAGTTTCGCCGCCGCGCTCGCTTACCGGCGTGGGCTGCGCCATATTGTCACCGGTGTCTGCGAAACCGACTATTCCGGTTATCCCGACTGTCGGGACGATACGATCAAGGCGCTTCAGGTCGCCCTGAATCTGGGGATGGATTCGCGCTTCGTGCTGCACACGCCGCTCATGTGGATCGACAAGGCGCAGACGTGGCAACTGGCTGAATCGCTTGGCGGCGAACCGCTGGTGACGCTGATCAATCATGAGAGTCACAGCTGCTACCTCGGGACACGTGGTACGCTGCATGCTTGGGGGCATGGATGTGGCGTCTGTCCTGCCTGTGAATTACGCAAGGCGGGGTGGACGGCGTACGAGGCGCTACGCGAGGCCAGGACCTGCGGGAATGACGGTCATGGTTGA
- a CDS encoding excinuclease ABC subunit UvrA — protein MDTLNETKDLIQSRDDGFVHVRGAREHNLKNVSVDLPRDSLVVFTGVSGSGKSSLAFGTLYAEAQRRYLESVSPYARRLFQQMPVPDVDSVDGLPPAIALQQQRGGSSGRSSVGSITTLSNLLRMLYSRAGTYPAGMARLEAESFSPNTPMGACKRCHGLGRIHDVTEASMVPDDSLSIRDRAVASWPTAWQGQNLRDILITKGVDVDCPWRDLPKKTRDWILFTDETPTYPVYPGFTHEQVQRAIARGLEPGYQGTFTGARRYILQTFANSQSAMMRKRVEAFITSTDCPECHGQRLNADALRVTFGGYNIAAMTALPLETIAGTLRASVDANPAEDATAIAAGRIVEDMIARIGVLEDLGLGYLQMDRGVQTLSPGEYQRLRLGTQIHSNLFGVVYVLDEPSAGLHPADTQALLAALDRLRNAGNSLFLVEHNLDIVRNAEWVVDVGPQAGTRGGEVLYSGSLAGLKDVEGSRTRDYVFAATSKVSHTPRKPSGWLKLDDINWNNLNGLSASFPLGVFTSVTGVSGSGKSSLVSQVLTTIVAKALGQALPETDEEENALVSSAHAGEPEGRIVGGLETIKRLVVIDQKPIGRTPRSNLATYTGLFDTIRKLYAGTELARKRKYDAGHFSFNLPKGRCPTCEGAGSTMVELLFLPSVYAPCPACHGARYKPEILEVTYRGKSIAEVLDMNVDAACAFFAEDAGPAQALTTLQRGGLGHLKLGQPATELSGGEAQRIKLATELQKQRRGHTLYVLDEPTTGLHPSDADRLMDHLHELVDGGNTVIVAEHDMRLVARGDWVVDLGPGAGNKGGHIVVEGTPHTVAHGKGSVTAPFLMRYTG, from the coding sequence ATGGACACGCTGAACGAGACGAAAGACCTGATCCAGAGCCGGGATGATGGCTTCGTCCATGTTCGGGGCGCACGCGAACACAATCTGAAAAACGTCAGTGTTGATCTGCCGCGTGACAGTCTCGTGGTGTTCACCGGTGTTTCCGGGTCCGGCAAGTCCTCGCTTGCATTTGGCACACTCTATGCCGAGGCGCAGCGTCGTTATCTAGAGTCCGTCTCCCCCTATGCGCGTCGTCTGTTCCAGCAGATGCCTGTTCCGGACGTGGACAGTGTAGACGGCCTGCCCCCAGCCATCGCGCTCCAGCAGCAACGCGGCGGCAGTTCCGGACGCTCATCCGTCGGCAGCATCACGACGCTCTCCAACCTTCTGCGCATGCTCTATTCCCGCGCCGGAACCTATCCGGCAGGCATGGCGCGTCTGGAAGCGGAATCCTTCTCGCCCAATACGCCGATGGGGGCCTGCAAACGCTGTCACGGACTGGGCCGCATCCACGATGTGACGGAAGCGAGCATGGTGCCGGATGATTCGCTCAGCATCCGCGATCGGGCTGTCGCATCATGGCCGACGGCGTGGCAGGGACAGAATCTACGGGACATCCTCATCACGAAGGGCGTCGATGTGGATTGTCCGTGGCGTGATCTGCCGAAAAAGACACGCGACTGGATTCTGTTCACCGACGAAACGCCGACCTATCCGGTCTATCCCGGCTTTACGCATGAGCAGGTGCAGCGCGCCATCGCCCGGGGACTGGAGCCCGGCTATCAGGGCACCTTCACCGGCGCGCGCCGCTACATTCTTCAGACGTTCGCCAACTCGCAGAGCGCCATGATGCGCAAACGCGTCGAGGCATTCATAACCTCCACCGATTGCCCGGAATGTCACGGTCAGCGACTGAACGCCGATGCGCTGCGTGTGACGTTTGGCGGCTACAACATCGCAGCCATGACGGCGCTGCCGCTGGAAACCATCGCCGGAACATTGCGGGCGTCTGTCGACGCAAACCCGGCTGAGGATGCAACCGCCATTGCTGCCGGACGCATTGTCGAAGACATGATCGCGCGGATTGGCGTACTGGAAGATCTTGGTTTGGGCTATCTCCAGATGGATCGTGGCGTGCAGACGCTCTCACCCGGAGAATATCAGCGCCTGCGTCTTGGCACACAGATCCACTCCAATCTGTTCGGTGTGGTCTATGTGCTGGACGAGCCTTCCGCCGGACTGCATCCTGCCGATACTCAGGCGCTTCTTGCGGCGCTTGACCGCTTACGTAACGCTGGAAATTCCCTTTTCCTTGTCGAGCATAATCTCGATATCGTCCGTAATGCGGAGTGGGTCGTGGATGTCGGTCCGCAGGCAGGCACACGCGGAGGCGAGGTGCTGTATTCCGGATCGCTCGCGGGGCTGAAAGACGTCGAGGGCTCCCGAACACGGGATTACGTGTTCGCCGCCACTTCGAAAGTGAGCCACACGCCACGCAAGCCATCCGGATGGCTGAAACTGGACGATATCAACTGGAACAATCTGAACGGTCTTTCGGCTTCGTTCCCACTCGGCGTCTTTACGTCCGTTACCGGCGTGTCGGGTTCCGGAAAATCCTCGCTAGTCAGTCAGGTTCTCACAACCATCGTCGCCAAGGCGCTTGGTCAGGCGTTACCGGAAACGGACGAGGAAGAGAACGCACTTGTCTCGTCAGCACATGCCGGTGAGCCAGAAGGGCGTATTGTAGGAGGGCTGGAGACCATCAAACGTCTTGTGGTGATCGACCAGAAACCCATCGGCCGCACGCCACGATCAAATCTTGCGACTTACACTGGGCTTTTCGATACAATCCGCAAACTGTACGCCGGGACGGAACTGGCGCGGAAACGCAAATACGATGCGGGTCATTTTTCATTCAATCTTCCGAAAGGCCGTTGTCCAACCTGCGAAGGTGCCGGCTCGACCATGGTGGAGCTTCTATTCCTGCCGAGCGTCTATGCGCCTTGTCCGGCTTGTCACGGTGCACGCTACAAGCCGGAAATTCTGGAAGTAACCTATCGCGGAAAATCCATCGCCGAGGTTCTCGACATGAATGTCGATGCCGCCTGCGCATTCTTTGCTGAAGATGCCGGTCCGGCGCAGGCTTTAACGACACTTCAGCGCGGCGGGCTTGGACACCTTAAACTCGGTCAGCCCGCAACGGAACTCTCAGGAGGTGAAGCCCAGCGGATCAAGCTGGCGACCGAACTGCAAAAGCAGCGTCGGGGTCATACGCTTTACGTTCTCGATGAACCGACGACTGGCCTGCATCCATCGGACGCGGACCGGCTGATGGATCATCTTCACGAACTGGTGGACGGTGGCAACACCGTGATCGTCGCCGAACACGATATGCGTCTGGTGGCGCGCGGTGACTGGGTGGTCGATCTCGGACCGGGCGCAGGCAACAAGGGCGGTCATATCGTGGTGGAAGGAACACCGCACACGGTTGCGCATGGGAAAGGGAGTGTCACGGCACCATTTTTGATGCGATATACAGGATAG
- the queE gene encoding 7-carboxy-7-deazaguanine synthase yields MSYAVKELFHTLQGEGGQTGRPAVFCRFSGCNLWTGREVDREKAICRFCDTDFIGTDGEGGGRFADAAALAKAIVETWALPEHDQRFVVFTGGEPLLQLDKALIDAVHQEGFMIAVESNGTIAAPEGIDWLCISPKAGSEWVQKSGHELKLVYPQPELDPADMTALDFRQFWLQPMDGPDRVANTNAVVRYCLAHPRWRLSLQTHKLIGIP; encoded by the coding sequence ATGAGTTACGCTGTTAAGGAACTTTTCCATACGTTGCAGGGCGAAGGCGGCCAGACCGGTCGTCCCGCTGTTTTCTGTCGTTTTTCCGGCTGCAATCTCTGGACCGGCCGGGAGGTGGACAGGGAGAAAGCAATCTGCCGTTTCTGCGATACCGACTTTATTGGCACGGACGGGGAGGGGGGTGGCCGCTTTGCGGATGCAGCGGCATTGGCCAAGGCCATCGTAGAAACCTGGGCGCTTCCGGAGCATGACCAGCGTTTTGTGGTGTTCACGGGCGGAGAGCCGCTGCTTCAGCTTGATAAGGCGCTCATCGACGCTGTGCATCAGGAAGGCTTCATGATCGCCGTGGAAAGTAACGGCACCATAGCCGCTCCCGAGGGTATTGACTGGCTTTGCATCAGTCCGAAAGCTGGCTCCGAGTGGGTTCAGAAAAGTGGTCATGAGCTGAAACTGGTCTATCCTCAGCCCGAACTCGATCCGGCGGATATGACGGCTCTTGATTTCCGGCAATTCTGGCTCCAGCCGATGGACGGTCCTGATCGCGTTGCCAACACGAACGCTGTAGTCCGATACTGCCTCGCCCATCCACGCTGGCGCCTGTCCCTCCAGACCCACAAGCTCATCGGGATACCCTGA
- a CDS encoding cysteine dioxygenase family protein codes for MTTISSLRDFIVDFTKLHDTDSDPQKLQAEGAKLLRRLVSRDDWLPDEFAQPSPERYSQYLLHCDPLERFSVVSFVWGPGQKTPLHDHRVWGLIGMLRGRESETQYERDATGHFHARETSFLEPGEVATLAPGVNDYHLVANALEDETSISIHVYGANIGGVSRATYDPETGAEKTFISGYSSEETPNLWDRSRERQAA; via the coding sequence ATGACCACAATTTCTTCCCTGCGCGATTTCATCGTTGATTTCACGAAACTTCACGATACGGACAGTGATCCGCAGAAACTTCAGGCGGAAGGAGCAAAACTCCTCCGCAGGCTGGTCTCCCGAGACGACTGGCTGCCTGACGAATTCGCGCAGCCTAGTCCGGAACGTTACAGCCAGTATCTCCTGCATTGCGATCCACTGGAGCGTTTTTCAGTCGTCAGCTTTGTCTGGGGGCCAGGTCAGAAAACTCCCCTGCACGATCATCGTGTATGGGGCCTGATTGGCATGTTGCGTGGTCGTGAGAGCGAAACACAGTATGAGCGTGACGCAACAGGTCATTTTCATGCCAGGGAAACCAGCTTTCTGGAACCGGGTGAAGTCGCAACCCTGGCTCCGGGCGTCAATGATTATCATCTTGTGGCCAATGCGCTGGAGGATGAAACGTCGATCTCCATTCATGTCTATGGCGCCAATATTGGCGGCGTTTCCCGTGCCACCTACGATCCGGAAACCGGCGCGGAGAAAACCTTTATTTCGGGCTATTCCAGCGAAGAGACACCCAATCTGTGGGATCGTTCCCGCGAAAGGCAGGCAGCATGA